Proteins encoded by one window of Carassius carassius chromosome 30, fCarCar2.1, whole genome shotgun sequence:
- the LOC132110458 gene encoding N-acylneuraminate-9-phosphatase-like gives MWNTMERRAVSSIIFDFDNTLVDTAGAGRIAIQKVCELLKSMHVPESHIKDICDHFLRKLLHESFDPSEGKTIDDVRIHHWYEALQETQGTDPDAALASSCYYTWNNTRLQVLTLTPEVRSLLEELQKNYKLLLITNGDTQTQWEKIEAVGCKGLFSLVVVGGDHPEQKPARSIFTHCFESAGVQPQDCVMVGDSLSTDIQGGIDAGVRATVWINSDCKSLPLGSVTPDYTLPSVLNLNDVLLELS, from the exons ATGTGGAATACGATGGAAAGGCGAGCAGTTTCATCGATTATATTTGACTTCGACAACACGCTGGTCGATACAGCCGGTGCAGGACGAATTGCCATTCAGAAG gtgtGTGAGCTGCTGAAGTCGATGCATGTGCCTGAGAGCCACATCAAAGACATCTGTGATCACTTTTTACGAAAGCTTCTCCACGAATCATTCGACCCATCAGAAGGAAAAACAATAGATGATGTGAGGATCCATCACTGGTATGAAGCCCTTCAGGAGACGCAGGGCACAGATCCTGATGCGGCTCTGGCCAGCAGCTGCTACTACACATGGAATAACACAAGGTTACAGGTGCTGACTCTTACTCCTGAGGTTCGATCTCTcctggaggaactgcagaagaacTACAAACTACTTCTGATTACCAACGGCGATACTCAGACGCAGTGGGAGAAGATCGAAGCAGTGGGATGTAAGGGTCTCTTTAGTTTGGTGGTAGTCGGAGGAGATCATCCTGAGCAGAAACCGGCACGCTCCATCTTCACTCACTGCTTCGAGTCTGCGGGAGTCCAGCCACAGGACTGCGTCATGGTGGGAGATTCTCTCAGTACAGATATCCAGGGAGGCATTGATGCAGGGGTACGGGCCACTGTGTGGATAAACAGTGACTGTAAATCTCTCCCGCTGGGCTCTGTGACTCCAGACTACACTCTACCTAGTGTACTAAATCTGAATGACGTTTTACTTGAACTGAGCTGA
- the LOC132110459 gene encoding CDGSH iron-sulfur domain-containing protein 1-like, translated as MSVSKSFHKAEIITAVSVTFGAAAAGILIYKTFFSKSKCDKPKVNLDLQKDNPKVVHAFDIEDLGDKAVYCRCWRSKKFPYCDGAHAKHNQETGDNVGPLIIKHKEA; from the exons ATGAGCGTGTCCAAATCTTTCCATAAAG CTGAGATCATCACTGCAGTGTCTGTGACATTTGGAGCTGCAGCAGCGGGAATCCTCATCTACAAAACATTCTTCAGCAAAAGCAAATGTGATAAGCCAAAGGTCAACCTTGATCTGCAGAAAGACAACCCCAAAGTGGTGCATGCATTCGACATTGAGGACCTGGGAGACAAAGCCGTGTACTGTAGGTGCTGGAGATCCAAAAAG TTTCCATACTGTGATGGTGCACATGCTAAACACAATCAGGAAACGGGAGACAACGTTGGTCCTCTGATCATAAAACACAAGGAGGCCTGA